A part of Rhizobium binae genomic DNA contains:
- a CDS encoding transcriptional regulator yields MKKVQRSFAVEYKSGRRKLDFKPNSIWGDTDLKSVAQDLQDEAMPFMSLTPQAKSSEMLVSGEEQAGSLLTLPIEQETNASALQEITMADENDTMINAETPAATASDVSKKVRKPRAKKAVPETAPAPVSVQPALASNATAGKQKRGRKAKSDESATSARRAPIKRAPRAVQAATAPSVAAVDEFADLLQLEEENQRLRKLLAEKLRAENADLRKRLNLG; encoded by the coding sequence ATGAAAAAAGTCCAACGCAGCTTTGCCGTCGAATATAAATCCGGTCGCCGAAAACTCGATTTCAAACCGAACTCAATCTGGGGCGACACCGATCTCAAGTCCGTTGCTCAAGATCTGCAGGACGAGGCAATGCCATTTATGTCATTAACTCCTCAGGCAAAAAGCAGCGAGATGCTTGTATCCGGAGAAGAACAGGCCGGGTCTTTATTGACACTGCCGATCGAGCAGGAGACAAATGCATCGGCTTTACAGGAGATCACAATGGCCGACGAAAACGATACGATGATCAATGCTGAAACGCCGGCCGCCACCGCGTCCGATGTATCTAAGAAAGTGCGCAAACCTCGCGCTAAGAAGGCAGTCCCTGAAACGGCCCCCGCCCCGGTTTCTGTGCAGCCAGCATTGGCTTCGAATGCCACCGCCGGAAAGCAGAAGAGAGGACGCAAAGCAAAGTCTGACGAAAGCGCGACAAGCGCCAGACGGGCACCTATCAAGCGTGCTCCGAGGGCGGTGCAGGCAGCGACGGCACCGTCGGTGGCTGCAGTCGACGAGTTTGCGGATCTTCTGCAGCTCGAAGAGGAAAACCAGAGGCTGCGCAAGCTGCTGGCGGAGAAGCTCCGTGCTGAAAATGCCGATCTGCGAAAGCGACTCAACCTCGGTTGA
- the trxA gene encoding thioredoxin, whose product MSVKKVDVSNFQSEVLESIVPVVVDFWAEWCAPCKTIAPSLEEIEVEMEGKVKVAKLNIDENPEIARRFGVLSIPTLVIFEVGEVASISVGAKPKTAILNWIHQALAK is encoded by the coding sequence GTGAGCGTTAAGAAGGTCGATGTCAGCAATTTCCAGTCGGAAGTTCTGGAATCCATAGTGCCGGTAGTCGTCGATTTCTGGGCTGAGTGGTGCGCTCCGTGCAAAACGATTGCTCCGAGCCTCGAAGAAATCGAGGTTGAGATGGAAGGAAAGGTCAAGGTGGCCAAGCTGAATATCGACGAAAATCCGGAGATCGCCCGGCGATTCGGCGTCCTCTCGATCCCGACGCTCGTGATCTTCGAGGTGGGCGAAGTGGCCAGCATCTCTGTCGGCGCCAAGCCGAAGACCGCTATCTTAAACTGGATACATCAAGCGTTGGCTAAATGA
- a CDS encoding cation-translocating P-type ATPase: protein MTCCTMDAESMLALSMTSSSAEEVRLASQPLGGGLRQLDLSVPDIHCGGCISTIEGALLTLPFVKTARVNLTARRVTCVYQEEMETHAADPSEILAAINSAGYRAHLFTPSAAENDRTRNQLLLAIGVSGFAAANIMLLSVSVWSGADAATRDMFHWISAMIAAPALVYAGRFFFKSAWNALRHGRTNMDVPISLAVTLSYAVSLWETIHHGEHAWFDASVSLLFFLLIGRTLDHIMREKARAAINGLARLAPRGALLINPDGSRRYIAVEEIAVGDEISIAAGERVPVDGVVVSGESDVDLSIVTGESSPVAVAGNSEVSSGAMNLTGSLVLRATRIAKNSLLSEIIGLMEAAEGGRARYRRIADRAAALYSPAVHLLALVSFLAWGLLGGDWKQAMLVAVAVLIITCPCALGLAVPVVQVVAAGELFRKGIMVKDGSALERLAETDTVAFDKTGTLTMGRLRLVEVDAMEENTTAIARGLAVHSRHPLSQALVRGTETAPISFDSVTEIPGGGLEARKGADVYRLGNTAFACGTSFVPRTADSPFSEVVLSQNGVDLARFFFDDTLRPGAREAIGQLDAAGLETLIVSGDRQIVVDNTAHALGIGRALGSLTPKQKVEECQRLNGEGRRVLMVGDGINDAPALAAAHVSMAPATASDIGRQAADLVFFNDHLDAVPEAIAIARRSATLIRQNFVLAIGYNVLAVPIAIAGLATPLIAAVAMSTSSIIVVTNALRLNAFSKRPGMHIRGRIGRSAEVKAA from the coding sequence ATGACCTGCTGCACCATGGACGCGGAAAGCATGCTTGCTCTCAGCATGACGTCATCCAGTGCCGAAGAGGTCCGCCTTGCCAGCCAGCCGCTCGGCGGCGGACTGCGCCAGTTGGACTTGAGCGTTCCTGATATTCACTGCGGTGGCTGCATTTCGACCATAGAAGGGGCGTTACTGACACTTCCTTTCGTCAAGACGGCGCGCGTCAATCTTACGGCTCGAAGGGTAACCTGCGTCTACCAGGAGGAGATGGAGACACATGCCGCCGATCCGTCCGAGATCCTCGCAGCGATCAACTCGGCCGGATATCGCGCGCATCTGTTTACCCCCTCGGCCGCCGAAAACGACAGAACCAGAAATCAGCTTCTCCTGGCGATCGGCGTTTCCGGCTTTGCGGCCGCCAACATCATGTTGCTCTCGGTATCGGTCTGGTCTGGCGCAGATGCCGCAACACGCGACATGTTTCATTGGATCTCGGCGATGATAGCAGCGCCCGCGCTGGTTTATGCCGGGCGTTTCTTCTTCAAATCGGCCTGGAATGCGCTCCGCCACGGGCGCACCAACATGGACGTTCCGATCTCTCTCGCCGTGACGCTCTCCTATGCCGTTTCACTGTGGGAGACCATCCATCACGGTGAACATGCATGGTTCGACGCGTCGGTTTCGCTGCTCTTCTTCCTGCTGATCGGCAGGACCCTCGATCATATCATGCGGGAAAAGGCTCGGGCGGCGATCAACGGACTTGCAAGGCTGGCGCCGCGCGGAGCCTTGCTGATCAATCCGGACGGGTCCCGACGTTACATTGCGGTAGAAGAGATCGCGGTGGGAGATGAAATCTCGATAGCGGCAGGCGAAAGGGTTCCCGTCGATGGCGTAGTCGTCAGCGGAGAAAGCGACGTGGATCTCTCCATCGTCACCGGCGAGAGCAGCCCCGTCGCCGTCGCCGGTAACAGCGAGGTGAGTTCGGGCGCGATGAACCTGACCGGCTCGCTCGTCCTGCGCGCGACGCGCATTGCCAAGAATTCGCTTCTTTCGGAGATCATCGGCCTGATGGAAGCCGCCGAGGGTGGAAGAGCTCGCTATCGCAGGATCGCCGATCGCGCTGCGGCGCTCTATTCGCCGGCCGTGCATCTGTTGGCGCTGGTCTCCTTTCTTGCCTGGGGCCTCCTCGGCGGAGACTGGAAACAGGCAATGCTGGTCGCGGTAGCGGTCCTGATCATTACCTGCCCATGCGCATTGGGCCTTGCCGTGCCCGTGGTCCAGGTCGTCGCCGCGGGGGAGCTTTTCCGGAAGGGCATCATGGTGAAGGACGGCTCAGCACTCGAAAGACTGGCCGAGACCGACACCGTGGCCTTTGACAAGACGGGCACCTTGACGATGGGCAGGCTGCGCCTTGTCGAGGTGGACGCCATGGAAGAGAACACCACGGCAATCGCCCGCGGATTGGCCGTGCATTCACGGCATCCTCTTTCTCAGGCTCTGGTGCGGGGCACCGAAACCGCCCCCATCTCCTTCGACAGCGTCACGGAAATCCCCGGCGGGGGACTGGAAGCCAGGAAGGGCGCTGACGTCTATCGATTGGGCAACACGGCGTTTGCCTGCGGAACCAGCTTCGTGCCCCGCACCGCCGATAGTCCGTTCTCGGAAGTGGTCTTGTCGCAGAACGGCGTCGATCTTGCCCGCTTCTTCTTCGATGACACGCTTCGCCCGGGCGCTCGCGAGGCCATCGGCCAGCTCGACGCAGCCGGCCTTGAAACGCTGATCGTGTCCGGCGACCGTCAGATCGTCGTCGACAATACGGCGCATGCTCTGGGCATCGGGAGGGCTTTGGGCTCTCTGACGCCGAAACAGAAGGTCGAGGAATGCCAGAGGCTGAATGGCGAAGGTCGTCGCGTGCTCATGGTCGGCGACGGGATCAACGACGCCCCGGCGCTTGCAGCCGCGCATGTCTCGATGGCGCCGGCCACTGCCTCCGATATTGGCAGACAGGCAGCCGACCTGGTTTTCTTCAACGATCACCTTGACGCTGTTCCGGAAGCGATCGCCATTGCGAGAAGATCTGCCACGCTGATCCGGCAGAACTTTGTTCTGGCGATTGGTTATAATGTGCTGGCGGTGCCGATCGCCATCGCCGGATTAGCGACGCCGCTGATAGCGGCGGTGGCAATGTCGACATCTTCGATCATCGTCGTGACGAACGCACTGCGCCTGAACGCCTTCAGCAAGCGTCCGGGTATGCACATTCGAGGGCGGATCGGCAGGAGCGCGGAGGTCAAAGCCGCATGA
- the ccoS gene encoding cbb3-type cytochrome oxidase assembly protein CcoS, whose product MNMLIYLIPIALLMGGIGLLAFLWSLKSGQYDDLQGAAWRILAEDETDQRKP is encoded by the coding sequence ATGAACATGTTGATCTATCTCATACCGATCGCGCTGCTGATGGGAGGAATAGGACTCCTGGCATTCCTTTGGTCGCTGAAGAGCGGCCAGTACGACGACCTTCAAGGCGCCGCCTGGCGAATCCTCGCCGAGGACGAAACCGATCAACGAAAACCCTGA
- a CDS encoding sensor histidine kinase, protein MIVRALSVQTFISLAAFNFGVTIFFTILDRLQSLGYFRETNYYSSWMDVAVLSLIVTMGLIPAVIVGRRLAQGIVGALPPIAAATRSIAAGDYSVRVTAPPNSFEETYALTADINAMAERLEELEADLRYRNSAIAHEFRTSLTVLFGNLRGLSTGAIEPSRELFARMIPHVSCLVPMADDLENLRLSSANKLALNMKEIDLAVEAETLTASMEHDLIAASITIERQFDRAVCIADPTGMHLVLRALLDNCRRYATGSTVTIQTYQDEDSAMILCEDTGPGLPADVADKVFDTFWRGNDSQERVPEGSGLGLTIVKRIVSAHHGEVAIDTDCGRGFKVKVRLPKNASNVKRI, encoded by the coding sequence ATGATCGTTCGGGCTTTGAGCGTGCAAACCTTCATATCTTTAGCGGCATTTAACTTTGGAGTTACAATATTTTTCACGATACTGGATCGATTGCAGTCTTTGGGCTATTTTCGGGAAACCAATTACTACTCGTCCTGGATGGATGTCGCGGTACTCAGTTTAATAGTAACAATGGGTCTTATTCCCGCCGTCATTGTCGGCCGTCGGCTAGCCCAAGGCATAGTGGGCGCTCTGCCACCAATTGCAGCTGCAACCCGTTCTATAGCCGCCGGTGACTATTCAGTGCGTGTCACGGCGCCCCCGAACTCGTTCGAGGAGACCTATGCACTTACTGCCGATATTAACGCTATGGCCGAACGTTTGGAGGAGTTGGAAGCAGATCTCAGGTACCGGAATTCAGCGATCGCGCATGAATTCCGCACGTCCCTGACCGTGCTATTTGGCAATCTGCGTGGACTTTCGACTGGAGCCATCGAACCAAGTCGGGAGCTCTTCGCTCGCATGATTCCCCATGTCAGCTGTCTTGTTCCTATGGCCGACGACTTAGAAAATCTTCGATTATCGAGCGCCAACAAGCTCGCTCTTAACATGAAAGAGATCGACCTGGCGGTGGAAGCTGAGACGCTGACCGCCTCGATGGAGCACGATTTAATCGCCGCCAGCATCACAATTGAGCGACAGTTCGATCGTGCAGTTTGCATCGCCGATCCTACGGGAATGCACCTTGTGCTGCGCGCGCTGCTCGATAACTGCCGCCGCTACGCAACGGGGAGTACCGTGACCATCCAGACCTATCAGGATGAAGATTCGGCCATGATACTTTGCGAGGACACAGGTCCTGGCTTGCCGGCCGACGTGGCAGATAAAGTCTTCGATACCTTCTGGCGCGGCAATGACTCGCAAGAGCGCGTTCCCGAAGGCAGCGGTCTTGGCCTTACAATTGTAAAGAGGATAGTAAGTGCCCATCACGGCGAAGTCGCCATAGATACTGATTGCGGACGAGGCTTCAAAGTCAAGGTCCGGCTGCCAAAGAACGCCTCCAACGTAAAGAGGATTTAG
- a CDS encoding cytochrome P450 produces MSEQSLPTLPMWRVDHIEPSPEMLTLCANGPIHRVRFPSGHEGWWVTGYDEAKAVLSDPAFRPSGMPPEAVTPATVILGSPGWLGSHEGSEHARLRTIVAPAFSSRRLKLLAQQVEAIAAQLFETLAAQPQPADLRRHLSFPLPAMVISALMGVLYEDHAFFARLSDEVMTHQHESGPRNAARSAWEELRSYIRGKIRDKRQDPGGNLLTDLLTAVDQGKATEEEAVGLAAGMLVAGHETTVAQIEFGLLAMFRHPQERERLGSDPSLVDKAVEEILRMYPPGSGWDGIMRYPRTDVTIAGMHIPAESKVLVGLPATSFDPRHFDDPEIFDIERDRKPHLAFSYGPHYCIGVGLARVELKVVFSSIFQRFPALRLAVAPEELKLRKEIITGGFEEFPVLW; encoded by the coding sequence ATGTCCGAACAATCATTGCCGACGCTGCCGATGTGGCGCGTCGATCACATCGAGCCCTCACCCGAAATGTTGACGCTATGCGCTAACGGTCCGATCCACCGCGTGCGCTTCCCCTCGGGGCACGAAGGCTGGTGGGTGACAGGCTACGACGAGGCCAAGGCGGTCCTGTCCGATCCGGCGTTTAGGCCTTCGGGGATGCCTCCGGAGGCAGTCACCCCGGCCACGGTAATTCTCGGTTCCCCGGGGTGGCTCGGCTCGCACGAGGGGAGCGAGCATGCCCGCTTACGCACGATCGTGGCGCCGGCGTTCAGCAGCAGAAGGCTGAAGCTGCTCGCGCAGCAGGTCGAGGCGATCGCCGCACAGTTGTTCGAAACGCTGGCGGCCCAGCCCCAGCCTGCGGACCTGCGCCGCCATCTCTCGTTTCCCCTTCCGGCCATGGTCATCAGCGCGCTGATGGGGGTGCTCTACGAGGATCACGCCTTTTTCGCCAGGCTGTCCGACGAGGTTATGACGCACCAACATGAAAGCGGCCCGCGTAACGCGGCGCGCTCGGCCTGGGAAGAATTGCGCAGCTACATTCGCGGCAAGATACGAGACAAGCGGCAGGATCCGGGTGGCAACCTGCTGACGGATCTGCTCACAGCGGTTGACCAAGGCAAAGCGACCGAGGAAGAGGCGGTCGGCCTGGCGGCCGGCATGCTGGTGGCCGGGCATGAGACGACCGTCGCGCAGATCGAATTCGGCCTGCTGGCCATGTTCCGCCATCCGCAAGAGCGCGAACGCCTCGGCAGCGATCCATCCCTGGTGGACAAGGCGGTGGAGGAAATCCTGCGAATGTACCCGCCGGGCTCGGGCTGGGACGGCATCATGCGCTATCCGAGGACCGACGTGACGATCGCGGGCATGCATATTCCCGCGGAGAGCAAGGTGCTGGTCGGCTTGCCGGCGACGTCATTCGACCCCCGCCATTTTGACGACCCGGAAATCTTCGACATCGAACGCGACAGAAAGCCGCACTTGGCTTTCTCATACGGGCCGCACTACTGCATCGGCGTGGGGCTGGCCAGAGTGGAACTCAAAGTGGTGTTCAGTTCGATCTTCCAGCGCTTTCCTGCTCTACGCCTGGCCGTGGCGCCCGAAGAACTGAAGTTGCGCAAAGAGATTATCACTGGCGGGTTCGAGGAGTTTCCGGTGCTCTGGTGA
- the rpoN gene encoding RNA polymerase factor sigma-54: MKPSANLILRQTQSLVISPQQIQSIQLLQMNHFELSQFIAQEVEQNPLLEFQDDNVAGGECGETQDGEYAHQPEDAGGDDGYDNRDQALSTDWNDNGGSASTSRLNDELDTNYTDFSLDNAAPQRLDAPELVSQWKSMPGSGDGADYDIDDFGASQVSLRDDLAQQIRFALPDTADRLIAQNLVDQLDDCGYLQADIVEASERLGTSLAQAERVLATLQSLDPPGIFARSLAECFAIQLRQKDRYDPAMQALVENLELLARRDFISLKRLCGVDEEDLLDMLGEIRQLNPKPCSDFEAAVSEAIIPDVVVRASSDGGWLVELNPDAMPRPLVNKSYSSLVKKNDEARAFLAGYEEKVSWLMRSLDEREKTIMKVAIEIVRQQDAFLLHGVDRLRPLNLKTVAEAIKMHESTVSRVTSNKYMLTPRGLFELKYFFTVSISAVAGGDSHSAEAVRHKIRELTLQESPEAILSDDDIVEMLKKGGVDLARRTVAKYRQQMNIASSVQRRREKRALAKVAGF, translated from the coding sequence ATGAAACCTTCCGCCAATCTTATCCTGCGTCAGACCCAGTCCCTGGTGATATCACCGCAACAGATTCAATCCATCCAGTTGCTGCAAATGAATCATTTCGAACTCAGCCAGTTTATCGCTCAAGAAGTGGAACAGAATCCTCTGCTCGAATTTCAGGACGACAACGTGGCGGGTGGCGAATGCGGCGAAACCCAAGATGGTGAGTATGCTCATCAACCGGAGGATGCCGGCGGGGACGATGGTTATGACAATCGTGACCAGGCGCTCTCCACCGACTGGAATGACAATGGCGGCAGCGCCAGCACCAGCCGACTGAACGACGAGCTCGACACCAACTACACCGATTTCTCTCTTGACAACGCGGCCCCGCAGCGCCTCGACGCGCCGGAGCTCGTCAGCCAATGGAAGTCGATGCCGGGCAGCGGCGATGGCGCCGACTACGATATCGACGATTTCGGCGCCAGCCAGGTGTCGCTGCGCGATGATCTCGCCCAGCAGATCCGCTTCGCCCTGCCTGACACGGCCGACCGGCTGATCGCGCAGAATTTGGTCGACCAGCTCGACGACTGCGGTTATCTGCAGGCCGATATTGTCGAGGCAAGCGAGAGGCTTGGCACGAGCCTCGCGCAGGCCGAGCGCGTGCTTGCCACCCTGCAGAGCCTCGATCCGCCGGGTATTTTCGCCCGCAGCCTCGCCGAATGCTTTGCCATCCAGCTCAGGCAGAAGGACCGCTACGATCCGGCCATGCAGGCTCTGGTCGAAAACCTCGAACTGCTTGCTCGGCGCGATTTCATCTCGTTGAAGCGGCTCTGCGGCGTCGACGAAGAAGATCTTCTCGACATGCTCGGCGAGATCCGTCAGCTCAATCCCAAGCCCTGCAGCGATTTCGAGGCAGCTGTTTCCGAAGCGATCATACCCGATGTGGTCGTCAGAGCCTCCTCGGATGGCGGCTGGCTGGTCGAGCTCAATCCGGATGCGATGCCGCGCCCGCTGGTCAACAAGTCCTATTCTTCCCTGGTGAAAAAGAACGACGAAGCTCGCGCCTTCCTTGCCGGTTACGAGGAGAAGGTCAGTTGGCTGATGCGCAGCCTCGACGAGCGGGAAAAAACCATCATGAAGGTGGCAATCGAAATCGTCCGCCAGCAGGACGCCTTCCTGCTGCACGGCGTCGATCGCCTGCGCCCGCTGAACCTGAAAACGGTCGCCGAGGCGATCAAGATGCATGAATCCACCGTCAGCCGCGTCACGTCGAACAAATATATGCTGACGCCGCGCGGCCTGTTCGAACTCAAATATTTCTTCACCGTCTCGATCAGCGCCGTCGCCGGCGGCGACAGCCATTCGGCCGAGGCGGTGCGTCACAAGATCCGTGAACTGACCCTGCAGGAGAGCCCGGAGGCGATACTTTCCGATGACGATATCGTTGAGATGCTGAAGAAGGGCGGCGTCGATCTCGCCCGCCGCACGGTTGCGAAATACCGGCAGCAGATGAACATCGCCTCTTCGGTCCAGCGCCGCCGCGAGAAGCGGGCACTCGCCAAGGTCGCGGGCTTCTGA